In Anaerolineales bacterium, a single window of DNA contains:
- a CDS encoding DUF1801 domain-containing protein, which yields MRSQAKTVAGFLAGLPADRRTAIEAVRRIILKNLPRGFEEAVNWGMIAYQVPLKTHPDTYNKQPLLYAALASQKNHMALYLMGIYGDKAARRKFEAAYRKSGKRMDVGKSCVRFRKLEDLPLELIGESIAAMTPKKLIQTAKRPSSKRK from the coding sequence ATGCGATCACAGGCGAAAACCGTCGCCGGATTCTTGGCCGGTCTGCCGGCCGACCGCCGGACGGCGATCGAAGCCGTGCGGCGGATCATCCTTAAAAACCTTCCCCGGGGGTTTGAAGAAGCGGTCAATTGGGGGATGATCGCCTACCAAGTTCCGTTGAAAACGCATCCGGATACGTACAACAAACAACCCCTGCTCTATGCGGCTCTCGCCTCCCAGAAGAATCATATGGCGCTCTACCTGATGGGGATTTACGGCGACAAGGCCGCGCGGCGCAAATTCGAAGCGGCTTACCGCAAAAGCGGCAAGCGGATGGACGTCGGCAAATCGTGCGTGCGTTTCCGCAAACTCGAAGACCTGCCCCTGGAGTTGATCGGCGAGAGCATCGCCGCGATGACTCCCAAAAAGCTCATCCAAACGGCGAAACGACCAAGCTCGAAACGAAAATAG